The DNA region ACTGTCGCGGAGAATCTTGATTTGTAAAAGTCAACACCCGATCTGACAGTCGTCGGTTAAGTCCTCGTCGTCAGCCATTGTTTACTCCTCCCACTCACGCCGCAATCATCTTTTCTTTGGCCAAGGGGATACTGTCGATGAAGGTCTGCATCGGAGTCTTCCCGTAACACCACCGGCCTTGGTGAGGGCGCTCTTCATTGTAAGCCCTCAGCCACGCATCGAGATCGGCCTGGAGCTCCTCCAGCGTTGTGTAGATCTTTTTCCGAAACGCCACCCGGTAGAACTCGTTGAGCACGGTTTTGTGAAAGCGTTCACAGATCCCGTTGGTCTGCGGGCTCTGGGCCTTGGTGCGCGTATGATCGATATCCTCCAGCGCCAGGTAAAGCTCATATTCATGCCGCTCTGGATTCCCGCAGTACTCCGTCCCTCGGTCGGTCAATACTCTCTGCAGCACCACCCCA from Candidatus Zixiibacteriota bacterium includes:
- a CDS encoding integrase core domain-containing protein produces the protein GVVLQRVLTDRGTEYCGNPERHEYELYLALEDIDHTRTKAQSPQTNGICERFHKTVLNEFYRVAFRKKIYTTLEELQADLDAWLRAYNEERPHQGRWCYGKTPMQTFIDSIPLAKEKMIAA